In Archangium violaceum, the following are encoded in one genomic region:
- a CDS encoding DUF2381 family protein: MSTPLSAISLLLAVLAGAPALAQPVSTDWDTEGVRHLELTADNAGQVYEVGISPHHSTSLVFNAPLLRGGVAVEDERLVAVAVNEARGMVMLLPSDVQLDRPLWLTVRFADGEVPESVTFRLVARPTRAEQEVRVDRRPRSAGSFQQEARQERERAERCEAQLARTQMEPRCHESLTDLFDAGLVKEGKTLLVRNLKKDITQHPGDALLVRSAYSYRAEAVARVAVELKMNNTGTQPWTVGEVAELVSKEGARLPVLRVWSREPIPPGKLGRIVVEAEATQAQSRGTFLLALTEADGPRAVTVRGVVFP, from the coding sequence ATGTCCACTCCTCTCTCCGCCATCTCCTTGCTGCTCGCGGTCCTCGCTGGTGCGCCCGCCTTGGCGCAGCCCGTGTCGACGGATTGGGACACGGAGGGCGTGCGTCACCTCGAGCTGACGGCGGACAACGCCGGGCAGGTGTACGAGGTGGGCATCAGTCCCCACCACTCCACTTCCCTGGTGTTCAACGCGCCGCTCTTACGAGGTGGGGTGGCGGTGGAGGACGAGCGGCTGGTCGCGGTGGCGGTGAACGAGGCGCGCGGCATGGTCATGCTTCTGCCCTCGGATGTGCAGCTGGACAGGCCGTTGTGGCTGACGGTGCGCTTCGCGGACGGGGAGGTGCCGGAGAGCGTCACCTTCCGGTTGGTGGCACGTCCCACCCGGGCTGAGCAGGAGGTGCGGGTGGACCGTCGGCCTCGTTCCGCAGGGTCCTTTCAGCAGGAGGCACGGCAGGAGCGCGAGCGAGCCGAGCGATGTGAAGCCCAACTGGCGCGCACCCAGATGGAACCTCGGTGTCACGAGAGCCTCACGGACCTGTTTGACGCCGGGCTGGTGAAAGAGGGCAAGACTCTCTTGGTGCGGAATCTCAAGAAGGACATCACCCAGCACCCGGGTGATGCCCTCCTGGTACGAAGTGCCTACAGCTACCGCGCCGAGGCGGTGGCTCGGGTCGCGGTGGAATTGAAGATGAACAACACGGGCACCCAGCCCTGGACGGTGGGTGAGGTGGCGGAGCTGGTGAGCAAGGAAGGTGCGCGGCTGCCCGTGCTGAGGGTCTGGTCTCGCGAGCCCATTCCTCCGGGAAAACTGGGCCGTATCGTGGTGGAGGCGGAGGCCACGCAAGCACAGTCCCGGGGAACCTTCCTCCTCGCGTTGACGGAGGCGGACGGGCCGCGCGCCGTCACCGTGCGCGGCGTGGTGTTCCCGTAG
- a CDS encoding immunity 52 family protein — translation MKETFYAGVYWPARKESAEECARRAELFIHLLAPCDPIYARWFEQANSLKKALQLQFEPTYETFLRFFKSKKYNEGSFGFSFSAWTGHKEDGHGGVVMLSCGSAVAPPPNSCLLELPHAGPEEQRVLTAPVLTGVLRALVLAWEPDWGGVISERYRDLRDEPVGPPYTGWLMYLSRRRGEVPPLPAPVRVEPVEDKGSLVILTPERFTVDDPAHVALADEVRALLDRAGLLKESSAYSSTPS, via the coding sequence ATGAAGGAGACCTTCTACGCAGGTGTTTATTGGCCGGCTCGCAAGGAGTCGGCCGAGGAGTGCGCTCGGCGCGCGGAGCTCTTCATCCACCTTCTCGCCCCATGCGATCCCATCTATGCCCGCTGGTTCGAACAGGCGAACTCCCTCAAGAAGGCGCTCCAGCTCCAGTTCGAGCCCACCTACGAAACGTTCCTGCGCTTCTTCAAAAGCAAGAAGTACAACGAGGGTTCGTTCGGGTTCAGCTTCAGTGCTTGGACGGGACACAAGGAGGATGGGCACGGTGGCGTGGTGATGCTCAGCTGTGGCTCTGCGGTCGCGCCCCCTCCGAATTCTTGTCTTCTCGAGCTTCCCCATGCGGGGCCAGAAGAGCAGCGCGTCCTCACCGCACCAGTTCTGACTGGAGTGCTGCGCGCCCTGGTGCTGGCCTGGGAACCGGACTGGGGCGGAGTCATTTCCGAGAGATACCGGGACCTGCGCGACGAGCCCGTAGGTCCCCCCTACACGGGCTGGCTCATGTACCTCTCGCGCCGCCGGGGAGAGGTGCCTCCCCTGCCCGCGCCCGTGCGTGTCGAGCCCGTGGAGGACAAGGGCTCGCTCGTCATCCTCACTCCCGAGCGCTTCACCGTGGACGACCCGGCTCATGTCGCCCTGGCCGATGAAGTGCGCGCATTGCTCGACCGGGCGGGCCTGCTGAAGGAGTCCAGCGCATACTCCTCCACCCCGTCGTAA
- a CDS encoding nucleotidyltransferase domain-containing protein: protein MTAPDSDVPPLASEWAARFSTFEQVRAVALGGSWVTGSADPLSDLDLIVYASPPPPAEARRALILPTARRAEIDNTFFGTGDEWLDTSGQGVDAAWWSPEWMEDQLDRVLVRFEASLGYTTSFWHTLRNSRVLFDRTGWLARLQERARGPYPEPLRRSIVAKNHPVLRSKLSSYLEQIELALRRADPVSVQHRVTAVLASYFDILFAVNRVPHPGEKRLLAHARRLCPKRPPGLEPQVEAVIRAVGHPEQELLPNLHALLDGLDALLVSEGLLPGGTVSSGHVTLPHL, encoded by the coding sequence ATGACCGCACCGGATTCGGATGTCCCTCCGCTGGCCAGTGAGTGGGCGGCGCGCTTCTCCACCTTCGAGCAGGTTCGCGCGGTGGCGCTCGGCGGTTCCTGGGTGACGGGTTCCGCCGATCCCCTCTCGGACCTGGACCTGATCGTCTACGCGAGCCCTCCGCCTCCCGCCGAGGCGCGGCGCGCCCTCATCCTCCCCACCGCCCGCCGCGCCGAAATCGACAACACCTTCTTCGGCACCGGCGACGAGTGGCTCGACACGAGCGGCCAGGGCGTGGACGCCGCTTGGTGGAGCCCGGAGTGGATGGAAGACCAGCTGGATCGCGTCCTCGTGCGCTTCGAGGCGTCGCTCGGCTACACCACCAGCTTCTGGCACACGCTGCGCAACTCCCGCGTCCTCTTCGATCGCACGGGATGGCTCGCTCGGCTCCAGGAGCGGGCCCGGGGACCCTACCCGGAGCCCCTGCGCCGCTCCATCGTGGCGAAGAACCATCCGGTGCTGCGCAGCAAGCTGTCGTCGTACCTGGAGCAGATCGAGCTCGCGCTGCGCCGGGCGGACCCGGTGAGCGTGCAACACCGGGTGACGGCGGTGTTGGCGAGCTACTTCGACATCCTGTTCGCGGTGAACCGCGTCCCGCACCCGGGCGAGAAGCGGCTGTTGGCGCACGCGAGGCGGTTGTGCCCGAAGCGGCCACCCGGGCTGGAGCCCCAGGTGGAGGCGGTGATTCGCGCGGTGGGTCATCCCGAACAGGAGCTGCTGCCCAACCTCCATGCCCTGCTCGATGGGCTGGACGCATTGCTCGTGTCCGAGGGGCTGCTGCCGGGCGGGACTGTGTCATCAGGTCATGTTACGCTGCCTCACCTATGA
- a CDS encoding rhomboid family intramembrane serine protease, producing MLPATHSGSRHVRAPPRYARRLLDALTPRRPPVACLALMAVNFAVFLVAQACGGAESYVMLKRMGAGLSPAALGPEPWRLLSASYLHQGWRHLLLNFTSLLLCGVYLEGLIGRWRLLLLYTVTLLVSNTLMMGFYPQMLSLGASGGICGLLGAMLVLCYRPGPCAWWWPWYYRLAPAACCLGVLASTLYGAYECAQPGTNFAHLAGGTVGAVLALSGALTWELMPPAFKEVRRVRESARISWWVTLACLFVGTMAGRPWQLREKQPLVRVQVPGTPVSVAVPSGAAAHVSTERSEEDDSWVRLTFGEPMTEPVLVEVTVERMDETVTEEEHEKKTWELQEELYKEVEESRDELEKPWFRPMVTRLYTKRVVYSASYWNELYWVQRWVMLRGEWRITLLTVRAPGMPANWEGTEEDVSSSLVVEEPGAPRWDTCQAWNTVWGGVCPRQP from the coding sequence ATGCTTCCTGCCACGCATTCCGGCTCCCGACACGTCCGCGCCCCGCCGAGGTATGCCCGGCGGCTGCTCGACGCGCTCACGCCCCGGCGGCCTCCCGTCGCCTGCCTGGCGCTGATGGCCGTCAACTTCGCCGTCTTCCTCGTCGCTCAGGCGTGCGGCGGCGCGGAGTCCTACGTCATGCTGAAGCGGATGGGGGCGGGACTCAGCCCGGCCGCGCTCGGCCCCGAGCCCTGGCGCCTGCTGAGCGCGAGCTACCTGCACCAGGGGTGGCGGCACCTGCTGCTCAACTTCACCTCGCTGCTGCTGTGCGGCGTGTACCTGGAGGGGCTGATCGGCCGCTGGCGCCTGCTGCTGCTGTACACGGTGACCCTCCTGGTCTCCAACACCCTGATGATGGGCTTCTACCCGCAGATGCTGTCGTTGGGCGCCTCTGGCGGCATCTGCGGCTTGTTGGGAGCGATGCTGGTGCTCTGCTACCGCCCGGGCCCGTGCGCGTGGTGGTGGCCCTGGTACTACCGGCTCGCGCCCGCCGCGTGCTGTCTCGGCGTCCTGGCCTCCACCCTCTACGGCGCATACGAGTGCGCACAACCGGGCACGAACTTCGCGCATCTGGCGGGAGGCACGGTGGGTGCGGTGCTCGCGCTGTCGGGCGCGTTGACGTGGGAGCTGATGCCGCCGGCCTTCAAGGAGGTACGGCGCGTGCGGGAGAGCGCGCGCATCTCGTGGTGGGTGACGCTGGCCTGCCTCTTCGTTGGAACCATGGCGGGGCGCCCCTGGCAGCTGCGGGAGAAGCAGCCCCTGGTGCGCGTGCAGGTGCCCGGGACACCCGTCTCCGTCGCCGTGCCCTCCGGGGCCGCGGCCCATGTCTCGACCGAGCGCTCCGAGGAGGACGACTCCTGGGTGAGGCTCACGTTCGGCGAGCCGATGACGGAGCCGGTGCTGGTGGAGGTGACCGTCGAGAGGATGGACGAGACGGTGACCGAGGAGGAACACGAGAAGAAGACATGGGAGCTGCAGGAGGAGCTCTACAAGGAGGTGGAGGAGTCACGGGACGAGCTCGAGAAACCGTGGTTCCGTCCCATGGTGACCAGGCTGTACACGAAGCGGGTGGTGTACTCGGCGAGCTACTGGAACGAACTGTATTGGGTGCAGCGGTGGGTGATGCTCCGGGGAGAGTGGCGCATCACCCTGCTGACGGTGAGGGCGCCCGGGATGCCCGCGAACTGGGAGGGCACGGAAGAGGACGTGTCCTCGAGCCTGGTGGTGGAGGAGCCGGGCGCGCCGCGTTGGGACACGTGCCAGGCGTGGAACACGGTCTGGGGCGGGGTGTGTCCTCGCCAGCCGTGA
- a CDS encoding Tox-REase-5 domain-containing protein, whose product MLVQPHCLRGRGWRHLPALLPLAALLMLAGCATVTPRTSRGWLLPGLSHRSLAPTPFPSTSAQPVVAAPLPSSTLVQGATSTAAEDDDEEDDVEAQERAPGDVTGAPETSSHARAGHLVAGGDEPLEDWGEGWTGWPDGVGDGRPHTVPMSLDYFQGFLAHVGVPTDALPDDGRTLSPEQALRLLPHLLSSPVTLGNFAQRRMAAWLLLEVATGERPVSREELHARMERFHRLLVLRPDGYLVLAVTGEAKQKVGEVQVAQDGTLRAGRYEVGPFYALESRRLWPVDAALEVPRGALPLGAYEPDDGVLLPALHGAALALADTVEGLYRITFHPIETVEGLIRLPGAVRELVRNAPEYWESFRHKPSGEQVRGVSRVATGVVLMVGTAGEGAVQAATWGSRMGRLAVPVFSLTGEGVLALRLVAVPGRVIAVAGQALSATYVLHMASMGVAAAGGGAWTPPVGGPGQWVPKNESMSARSRKFQNKVTKAPAGWVYRVLFGGEKADFDGFAEGVLLETKGLGYDKHFDASLKARRYFKGAKRLVRQAQRQERVANGVPIRWHVAEPRMVAILRTLFKNANIKGVDVVYTPP is encoded by the coding sequence ATGCTCGTGCAGCCCCATTGCCTCCGCGGACGCGGGTGGAGGCACCTTCCAGCTCTGCTGCCCCTGGCGGCCCTGCTGATGCTGGCCGGGTGCGCCACCGTCACGCCTCGCACTTCTCGGGGTTGGCTACTGCCCGGCCTGAGTCACCGCTCCCTGGCACCTACGCCCTTCCCCAGCACGAGCGCCCAACCCGTTGTGGCGGCCCCCCTGCCCTCCTCCACCCTCGTACAGGGCGCCACGAGCACCGCCGCCGAAGACGATGACGAGGAGGATGACGTTGAAGCGCAGGAGCGCGCGCCGGGAGACGTGACGGGCGCACCCGAGACGTCCTCACACGCGAGGGCGGGCCACCTCGTGGCGGGTGGGGACGAGCCATTGGAGGACTGGGGCGAGGGCTGGACGGGCTGGCCCGACGGCGTGGGCGATGGGCGCCCCCACACCGTGCCCATGAGCCTGGACTACTTCCAGGGCTTCCTGGCGCACGTGGGCGTGCCCACCGACGCACTGCCCGACGACGGGCGCACCCTCTCTCCCGAGCAAGCTCTGCGGCTGCTGCCGCACCTGCTCTCCTCTCCAGTGACATTGGGCAACTTCGCCCAGCGCCGCATGGCGGCCTGGCTGCTGCTGGAGGTGGCCACGGGCGAGCGGCCCGTGTCGCGCGAGGAGTTGCACGCGCGCATGGAACGCTTCCACCGGCTGCTGGTGCTGCGGCCGGACGGCTATCTGGTGCTGGCCGTCACGGGCGAGGCCAAACAGAAGGTGGGCGAGGTGCAGGTGGCACAGGACGGCACGCTGCGTGCCGGCCGCTACGAGGTGGGCCCCTTCTACGCCCTCGAGAGCAGACGCCTGTGGCCAGTGGATGCCGCGCTGGAGGTGCCACGTGGGGCGCTACCACTGGGTGCCTACGAGCCGGATGACGGTGTGCTGCTGCCCGCGTTGCACGGGGCGGCCCTGGCGCTGGCGGACACGGTGGAAGGGCTCTACCGAATCACCTTCCATCCCATCGAAACCGTGGAGGGACTCATCCGGTTGCCGGGCGCGGTGCGTGAGTTGGTGCGCAACGCCCCCGAGTATTGGGAGTCCTTCCGGCACAAGCCCTCCGGCGAGCAGGTGCGGGGCGTGTCGCGCGTGGCCACCGGCGTGGTGCTGATGGTGGGTACCGCGGGGGAAGGCGCGGTGCAGGCCGCCACGTGGGGGAGTCGGATGGGACGACTCGCCGTGCCCGTCTTCTCACTCACGGGAGAAGGCGTGCTGGCGCTGCGGCTGGTGGCGGTACCCGGCCGGGTCATCGCCGTGGCGGGCCAGGCACTCAGCGCCACGTACGTGCTGCACATGGCCAGCATGGGCGTGGCCGCGGCGGGCGGTGGCGCATGGACACCGCCCGTGGGCGGGCCGGGCCAGTGGGTGCCCAAGAACGAGAGCATGTCGGCCCGCTCACGCAAGTTCCAGAACAAGGTGACGAAGGCGCCAGCGGGCTGGGTGTACCGCGTCCTGTTCGGTGGCGAGAAGGCGGACTTCGACGGCTTCGCGGAAGGCGTCCTGCTGGAGACCAAGGGCCTGGGCTACGACAAACACTTCGACGCGAGCCTCAAGGCCAGGCGGTACTTCAAGGGTGCCAAGAGACTCGTCAGACAAGCCCAGAGACAGGAGAGGGTCGCCAATGGTGTCCCCATCCGCTGGCATGTGGCGGAACCCCGTATGGTCGCCATTCTCAGAACGCTTTTCAAAAACGCCAACATCAAAGGAGTTGACGTGGTCTACACTCCACCGTAG
- a CDS encoding Tox-REase-5 domain-containing protein: protein MLVQPHCLRGRGWRHLPALLPLAALLMLAGCATVTPRTSRGWLLPGLSHRSLAPTPFPSTSAQPVVAAPLPSSTLVQGATSTAAEDDDEEDDVEAQERAPGDVTGAPETSSHARAGHLVAGGDEPLEDWGEGWTGWPDGVGDGRPHTVPMSLDYFQGFLAHVGVPTDALPDDGRTLSPEQALRLLPHLLSSPVTLGNFAQRRMAAWLLLEVATGERPVSREELHARMERFHRLLVLRPDGYLVLAVTGEAKQKVGEVQVAQDGTLRAGRYEVGPFYALESRRLWPVDAALEVPRGALPLGAYEPDDGVLLPALHGAALALADTVEGLYRITFHPIETVEGLIRLPGAVRELVRNAPEYWESFRHKPSGEQVRGVSRVATGVVLMVGTAGEGAVQAATWGSRMGRLAVPVFSLTGEGVLALRLVAVPGRAIAVAGQALGATYVLHMASMGVAAAGGGAWTPPVGGPGQWVQVKESMSEAARNYQSQVTRAPPGWVYRIFLNGEKADFDGYDPQAGVLLDAKGTGYDKWFDKDFKHKPYYQGADELVERARRQLEFARGVTVRWHVAEPRMVGIIKKLFATTGINGIEVVHTAPLPPRGM, encoded by the coding sequence ATGCTCGTGCAGCCCCATTGCCTCCGCGGACGCGGGTGGAGGCACCTTCCAGCTCTGCTGCCCCTGGCGGCCCTGCTGATGCTGGCCGGGTGCGCCACCGTCACGCCTCGCACTTCTCGGGGTTGGCTACTGCCCGGCCTGAGTCACCGCTCCCTGGCACCTACGCCCTTCCCCAGCACGAGCGCCCAACCCGTTGTGGCGGCCCCCCTGCCCTCCTCCACCCTCGTACAGGGCGCCACGAGCACCGCCGCCGAAGACGATGACGAGGAGGATGACGTTGAAGCGCAGGAGCGCGCGCCGGGAGACGTGACGGGCGCACCCGAGACGTCCTCACACGCGAGGGCGGGCCACCTCGTGGCGGGTGGGGACGAGCCATTGGAGGACTGGGGCGAGGGCTGGACGGGCTGGCCCGACGGCGTGGGCGATGGGCGCCCCCACACCGTGCCCATGAGCCTGGACTACTTCCAGGGCTTCCTGGCGCACGTGGGCGTGCCCACCGACGCACTGCCCGACGACGGGCGCACCCTCTCTCCCGAGCAAGCTCTGCGGCTGCTGCCGCACCTGCTCTCCTCTCCAGTGACATTGGGCAACTTCGCCCAGCGCCGCATGGCGGCCTGGCTGCTGCTGGAGGTGGCCACGGGCGAGCGGCCCGTGTCGCGCGAGGAGTTGCACGCGCGCATGGAACGCTTCCACCGGCTGCTGGTGCTGCGGCCGGACGGCTATCTGGTGCTGGCCGTCACGGGCGAGGCCAAACAGAAGGTGGGCGAGGTGCAGGTGGCACAGGACGGCACGCTGCGTGCCGGCCGCTACGAGGTGGGCCCCTTCTACGCCCTCGAGAGCAGACGCCTGTGGCCAGTGGATGCCGCGCTGGAGGTGCCACGTGGGGCGCTACCACTGGGTGCCTACGAGCCGGATGACGGTGTGCTGCTGCCCGCGTTGCACGGGGCGGCCCTGGCGCTGGCGGACACGGTGGAAGGGCTCTACCGAATCACCTTCCATCCCATCGAAACCGTGGAGGGACTCATCCGGTTGCCGGGCGCGGTGCGTGAGTTGGTGCGCAACGCCCCCGAGTATTGGGAGTCCTTCCGGCACAAGCCCTCCGGCGAGCAGGTGCGGGGCGTGTCGCGCGTGGCCACCGGCGTGGTGCTGATGGTGGGCACCGCCGGAGAAGGCGCGGTGCAGGCCGCCACGTGGGGGAGTCGGATGGGACGACTCGCCGTGCCCGTCTTCTCGCTGACAGGCGAAGGCGTGCTGGCGCTGCGGCTGGTGGCGGTGCCCGGCCGGGCCATCGCCGTGGCGGGCCAGGCGCTCGGCGCCACGTACGTGCTGCACATGGCCAGCATGGGCGTGGCCGCGGCGGGCGGTGGCGCATGGACACCGCCCGTGGGCGGGCCGGGCCAGTGGGTACAGGTCAAAGAGTCCATGTCCGAAGCCGCGCGCAACTACCAATCCCAGGTGACGCGAGCACCACCCGGCTGGGTGTACCGCATCTTCCTCAATGGCGAGAAAGCTGACTTCGACGGGTACGACCCCCAGGCCGGTGTCCTGCTGGATGCCAAGGGCACGGGGTACGACAAATGGTTCGACAAGGACTTCAAACACAAACCTTACTACCAGGGTGCCGATGAGCTCGTGGAGCGGGCCCGGAGACAACTCGAGTTCGCGCGGGGAGTGACAGTCCGTTGGCACGTGGCAGAACCCCGGATGGTGGGCATCATCAAGAAGCTCTTCGCGACCACGGGAATCAACGGTATTGAAGTGGTCCACACTGCGCCGTTGCCACCCCGAGGCATGTGA
- a CDS encoding maltose acetyltransferase domain-containing protein, with protein sequence MARTEKEKMLAGELYLATDPQLMAERARARRLRATSLLMSSPRVTPAASSAPCAERLP encoded by the coding sequence ATGGCACGGACCGAGAAAGAGAAGATGCTCGCGGGCGAGCTGTACCTCGCCACGGACCCGCAGCTGATGGCCGAACGCGCCCGCGCGCGCAGGCTCCGCGCGACATCCCTCCTTATGTCTTCGCCGCGGGTAACCCCTGCCGCGTCATCCGCTCCCTGCGCTGAGCGTCTCCCATGA
- a CDS encoding immunity 52 family protein yields MRETYAAGVYWPARAETAEQCARRAETFFRLLSRCDTSYTRWFEKAHSLEKALQLQFEPTYETFLRFFGEKKYRRGKTDKDGFNFGAWNGDEEGSNIMLTCGTSSRYFPNTCILHLPSVDTEAGRILSAPVMTEVVRALVLAWEPEDGGVFSDAYQESRNEPVGPPRTGWLMYLSRRRGEVPPLPAPVRVEPVEDKGSLVILTPERFTVDDPAHVALADEVRALLDRAGLLKESSAYSSTPS; encoded by the coding sequence ATGAGGGAGACCTACGCTGCTGGAGTCTACTGGCCAGCTCGCGCGGAAACCGCCGAGCAGTGTGCCCGGCGCGCGGAGACCTTCTTCCGTCTGCTCTCGCGTTGCGACACCAGCTATACGCGCTGGTTCGAGAAGGCGCACTCGCTCGAGAAAGCGCTCCAGCTCCAATTCGAGCCCACCTACGAAACGTTCCTACGCTTCTTCGGAGAGAAGAAGTATCGCCGGGGGAAGACAGACAAGGATGGGTTCAACTTTGGAGCCTGGAATGGGGATGAGGAAGGTAGCAACATCATGCTCACCTGCGGCACCAGCTCTCGCTACTTCCCCAACACATGCATTCTCCATCTGCCCTCGGTGGATACAGAGGCGGGGCGGATACTTTCCGCGCCCGTGATGACGGAAGTAGTACGCGCCCTGGTGCTGGCCTGGGAGCCGGAGGATGGCGGTGTCTTCTCGGACGCCTACCAGGAATCAAGAAACGAGCCCGTGGGGCCCCCGCGCACGGGCTGGCTCATGTACCTCTCGCGCCGCCGGGGAGAGGTGCCTCCCCTGCCCGCGCCCGTGCGTGTCGAGCCCGTGGAGGACAAGGGCTCGCTCGTCATCCTCACTCCCGAGCGCTTCACCGTGGACGACCCGGCTCATGTCGCCCTGGCCGATGAAGTGCGCGCATTGCTCGACCGGGCGGGCCTGCTGAAGGAGTCCAGCGCATACTCCTCCACCCCGTCGTAA
- a CDS encoding serine/threonine-protein kinase, producing MNGVESGRADDRWLRAQRHRLWRQAANAPVEPQLPLPGTEVGGLLLEARLGTGSQGAVFRARSRSGRLYAVKFIYLPRSAAWAWRELEVLLRLRRLGWVAVRGHGEWPDTAPRFVYLVMEYVWGRALHEWARQCNPTARQVAQVVRALARQLAAVHRAQVVHRDVKCANVVVRDKDGLPVLVDFGVGTFPGAHHVTGPLVVGTALYRSPEAAAHQRLHSGQRYEASARDDTWALGVLLYWLLTGTYPFQVEESGDSLEDGRALGEAILHHSPEPPHVRNGRVPRALGEVCQRMLEKQPEERYPDALAVEAALEAALGGADATWDEPLCEAWGPDSATTVAEVELEEEEAEALSRRLEERARLHPRRGEPPPPREPSTVAAPLSEPRPPQEEAPGEEAPPVHESPRVEARVASTPPPARALPRRAVMVCAALALMLAVSALFIITRRSHPPPDPAPVAEESWMTPPVASLLPMPEVWFRLGQEVAPPWKPPEGDGGAEPSEAPTPAPVARATSHEEDRRVKTPLRKAPTPQSDTPQPKDSGSTASRAGSALLLCSLAAGCPGPTTSSAVRPTPAPAECPANSVQTMKELGLRFGDRQDVDLPGLKNPDEVFTVRSGPGAKLNLRGEDWGKLPDGTVFSGVLFVGETRVYGRFTEAHTPDGHAWPVCLEFYDVQTDDKRGVFREPGGGADTARIRGVVGLVPVERFE from the coding sequence ATGAACGGGGTGGAATCCGGACGAGCCGACGACAGGTGGCTCAGGGCGCAACGGCACAGGCTGTGGCGCCAGGCGGCCAACGCACCCGTGGAGCCGCAGCTGCCCCTGCCCGGCACGGAGGTGGGCGGACTGCTCCTGGAGGCGAGGCTGGGCACCGGCAGCCAGGGCGCCGTGTTCCGCGCCCGCAGCAGGAGCGGCAGGTTGTACGCGGTGAAGTTCATCTACCTGCCCCGCTCGGCGGCGTGGGCGTGGCGCGAGCTGGAGGTGCTGCTGCGCTTGCGGCGCCTGGGCTGGGTGGCGGTGCGCGGGCACGGCGAGTGGCCGGACACGGCGCCGCGCTTCGTCTACCTCGTCATGGAGTACGTGTGGGGACGGGCGCTGCACGAGTGGGCCCGGCAGTGCAACCCCACGGCGCGGCAGGTGGCGCAGGTGGTGCGGGCGCTGGCCCGGCAGCTGGCGGCGGTGCACCGGGCGCAGGTGGTGCACCGGGACGTCAAGTGCGCCAACGTGGTGGTGCGCGACAAGGACGGGCTGCCGGTGCTGGTGGACTTCGGCGTGGGCACCTTCCCCGGGGCCCACCACGTGACGGGTCCGCTGGTGGTGGGCACCGCGCTCTACCGCAGTCCCGAGGCCGCCGCGCACCAGCGGCTCCACTCCGGCCAGCGCTACGAGGCGAGCGCCCGGGACGACACGTGGGCGCTGGGCGTGCTGCTCTACTGGCTGCTGACGGGCACCTACCCCTTCCAGGTGGAGGAGTCGGGGGACTCGCTGGAGGACGGGCGGGCCCTGGGCGAGGCCATCCTGCACCACTCGCCCGAGCCGCCTCATGTACGCAATGGGCGCGTGCCCCGGGCGCTGGGCGAGGTGTGCCAGCGCATGCTCGAGAAGCAACCCGAGGAGCGCTACCCGGACGCCCTCGCGGTGGAGGCCGCGCTGGAGGCTGCGCTGGGGGGAGCGGACGCCACTTGGGACGAGCCGCTGTGCGAGGCGTGGGGCCCGGACAGCGCCACCACCGTGGCGGAGGTGGAACTGGAGGAAGAAGAAGCGGAGGCACTGTCGCGGCGGCTGGAGGAGCGCGCGCGGCTCCACCCAAGGCGCGGCGAGCCGCCCCCACCACGGGAGCCGTCCACCGTGGCCGCGCCACTCTCGGAGCCACGGCCTCCACAAGAAGAGGCGCCAGGGGAAGAGGCACCGCCCGTCCACGAGTCGCCGCGCGTGGAGGCACGCGTCGCATCCACGCCGCCGCCAGCACGCGCCCTTCCCCGGCGTGCGGTGATGGTTTGCGCGGCCCTCGCGCTGATGCTGGCCGTGTCGGCCCTCTTCATCATCACGCGGCGCTCGCATCCACCCCCGGATCCGGCCCCGGTTGCGGAGGAGTCATGGATGACGCCCCCGGTGGCCTCGCTGCTTCCCATGCCGGAGGTCTGGTTCCGCCTGGGTCAGGAAGTGGCGCCCCCGTGGAAGCCACCCGAAGGTGACGGCGGCGCGGAGCCCTCCGAGGCCCCAACCCCCGCGCCCGTCGCCCGCGCGACGAGTCATGAGGAAGACAGGCGCGTGAAGACTCCACTCCGCAAGGCTCCCACTCCCCAGAGCGACACACCGCAGCCGAAGGACTCGGGCTCCACGGCCTCCAGGGCGGGCTCGGCCCTGCTCCTCTGCTCTCTCGCCGCGGGTTGTCCCGGCCCCACCACCTCCTCCGCGGTGCGGCCCACGCCCGCGCCAGCCGAGTGCCCCGCCAACTCCGTGCAGACCATGAAGGAACTGGGCCTGCGCTTCGGTGACCGACAGGATGTGGACCTCCCCGGTCTCAAGAACCCAGACGAGGTGTTCACCGTGCGCTCGGGTCCGGGCGCCAAGTTGAACCTGCGCGGAGAGGACTGGGGAAAGCTGCCGGACGGCACGGTGTTCTCCGGGGTGCTCTTCGTCGGGGAGACGCGCGTGTACGGCCGCTTCACGGAAGCCCATACGCCGGATGGGCACGCCTGGCCCGTGTGTCTGGAGTTCTATGACGTGCAGACGGATGACAAGCGCGGCGTGTTCAGGGAGCCCGGCGGTGGGGCGGATACCGCCCGTATCCGGGGGGTCGTGGGCCTCGTTCCGGTGGAGCGCTTCGAGTAG